The Brasilonema sennae CENA114 genome includes a region encoding these proteins:
- the pcrA gene encoding DNA helicase PcrA, protein MTTTTDFLSHLNPSQRRAVEHHCGPLLVVAGAGSGKTRALTYRIANLILQHRVDPENILAVTFTNKAAREMKERIQKLFADRLAITEYNERFDLLPEDDQTKLKSKVWKNYIKDMWCGTFHSLLSRVLRFDIDKYQDEKGRQWTRNFSIFDESDAQSLVKEIVTKQLNLDNKKFEPRSVRYAISNAKNQGLSPKEFETEQPNYRGRVIAEVYNHYQSRLAQNNALDFDDLILVPVRLFQQNEQVLGYWHNKFRHILVDEYQDTNRTQYELIRLLTTNNETKKTDWDWTNRSTFVVGDADQSIYSFRMADFTILLDFQQDFGDGLPDDDTRTMVKLEENYRSCENILQAANQLIENNTQRIDKILKATRGAGEEIFCHKADDEIAEADFVIKEISSLENQHPELNWGSFAILYRTNAQSRPFEELLVRSGIPYTVVGGIKFYDRKEIKDVLAYLRAIANPADTLSLLRVINTPRRGIGKATIDALVNAAQELGTTLWEILIDETSVNTLAGRSAKAVNTFAQMIRHLQEQIETVPVSELVQGVLENSGYIKDLETQSTDEAEDRLQNVQQLFNAALQFEEENEDVNLQAFLASTALSSDLDNLKEGETAVSLLTLHASKGLEFPVVFLVGMEQGLFPNYRSMNDPASLEEERRLCYVGITRAQERLYITHARERRLYGSREPALRSQFLDELPEELLMTRQKSTVAYTKGTAGSTAQRTTKRNQDTTASWQVGEKVLHKAFGIGEITHIFGSGNKVSLAIKFDSLGQKIIDPRVAQLQRVEW, encoded by the coding sequence ATGACAACAACCACAGACTTTCTCAGTCACCTTAACCCCAGTCAACGCCGCGCTGTTGAACATCACTGCGGTCCCCTACTCGTTGTTGCTGGTGCGGGTTCCGGCAAAACACGAGCGCTGACTTATCGCATTGCTAATCTTATTTTGCAACATCGTGTCGATCCAGAAAATATCCTGGCGGTAACCTTCACCAACAAAGCCGCACGGGAAATGAAAGAACGTATTCAAAAATTATTTGCCGATCGCCTAGCAATCACAGAATACAACGAGCGGTTTGATTTATTGCCAGAAGACGACCAAACCAAGCTCAAGTCGAAAGTCTGGAAAAATTATATCAAAGATATGTGGTGCGGTACTTTCCACAGTCTACTTTCTCGCGTTCTCCGCTTTGACATCGACAAATACCAAGACGAAAAAGGACGCCAATGGACGCGGAATTTTTCCATCTTTGATGAGTCCGACGCCCAAAGCCTGGTGAAAGAAATCGTCACCAAACAACTTAATCTGGATAATAAAAAGTTTGAACCTCGTTCTGTGCGCTACGCCATTAGTAACGCCAAAAACCAAGGCTTATCACCCAAAGAATTTGAAACAGAACAACCCAATTATCGCGGACGGGTGATAGCAGAAGTTTACAATCACTATCAAAGCCGACTTGCACAGAACAACGCCCTCGACTTTGATGATCTTATCCTCGTTCCTGTCAGATTGTTTCAGCAGAACGAGCAAGTCTTAGGTTATTGGCATAATAAGTTTCGCCATATCCTGGTAGATGAATATCAGGATACCAACCGCACTCAATACGAACTCATCCGTCTTTTGACGACGAATAACGAAACCAAAAAGACTGATTGGGACTGGACAAATCGTTCCACTTTCGTGGTAGGTGATGCAGACCAATCGATTTATTCATTTAGAATGGCAGATTTCACCATCTTGTTGGACTTTCAGCAAGATTTTGGCGATGGTTTACCAGACGACGATACCCGCACGATGGTGAAGTTGGAAGAGAATTATCGCTCTTGTGAAAATATTTTGCAAGCAGCAAACCAACTGATTGAAAACAACACCCAACGTATTGATAAAATCCTCAAAGCAACAAGAGGTGCAGGTGAGGAGATTTTTTGTCATAAAGCAGATGATGAAATTGCAGAAGCAGATTTTGTCATTAAGGAAATTAGTTCTTTGGAAAATCAGCATCCAGAATTGAATTGGGGAAGTTTTGCCATACTTTATCGTACCAACGCCCAATCTCGACCGTTTGAAGAATTATTGGTGCGATCAGGAATTCCCTACACAGTTGTCGGAGGGATAAAGTTTTACGATCGCAAAGAAATTAAAGATGTCCTGGCTTACTTGCGGGCGATCGCCAACCCAGCTGATACACTCAGTTTATTGCGAGTGATTAATACTCCTCGGCGCGGAATTGGTAAAGCCACCATCGACGCACTCGTAAACGCCGCTCAAGAATTAGGCACAACCCTGTGGGAAATACTGATTGATGAGACATCAGTAAACACATTGGCTGGACGTTCTGCCAAAGCTGTTAATACTTTTGCCCAGATGATTCGTCATTTACAAGAACAAATAGAGACGGTTCCAGTTTCCGAACTTGTGCAAGGGGTGTTGGAAAACTCTGGCTACATTAAAGACTTGGAAACTCAGAGTACAGATGAAGCAGAAGACAGGTTGCAAAACGTCCAACAATTATTCAACGCTGCGCTGCAATTTGAAGAAGAGAACGAAGATGTGAACCTGCAAGCCTTCCTCGCCAGTACCGCCCTCAGTTCTGATTTGGATAACTTAAAAGAAGGAGAAACAGCAGTTTCGCTGTTAACTTTACACGCCTCCAAAGGGCTGGAGTTTCCTGTTGTGTTTTTAGTGGGGATGGAACAAGGACTATTTCCTAACTACCGTTCAATGAATGATCCAGCATCTTTGGAAGAAGAACGTCGGTTGTGCTACGTCGGGATTACTCGCGCCCAAGAACGATTGTACATAACCCACGCCCGCGAACGCCGCCTTTATGGTTCTCGGGAACCAGCTTTGCGATCGCAATTTCTCGACGAATTACCCGAAGAATTACTAATGACTCGACAAAAAAGCACTGTTGCTTATACAAAAGGTACTGCTGGTAGCACAGCCCAACGTACAACCAAACGAAACCAAGACACTACTGCTAGTTGGCAAGTCGGCGAAAAAGTTCTGCACAAAGCCTTTGGTATTGGAGAAATTACTCACATTTTTGGTTCAGGAAATAAAGTTTCTTTGGCAATTAAATTTGATAGTTTGGGGCAAAAAATTATCGATCCAAGAGTTGCACAGTTGCAACGGGTGGAGTGGTAA
- a CDS encoding 2-oxoisovalerate dehydrogenase E1 subunit beta: MKNTASEIVFLIEEDPEDGYVATALGEPIFTQASDMTTLKEMVRDAVRCHFPDEDTRPKVIRLHFVRDEVIAS, translated from the coding sequence GTGAAAAACACAGCGTCAGAGATTGTATTTCTGATTGAAGAAGATCCTGAAGATGGTTATGTAGCAACCGCATTGGGTGAACCAATTTTCACCCAGGCTTCGGACATGACGACTTTAAAAGAAATGGTTCGTGATGCGGTTCGATGCCATTTTCCTGATGAGGATACCCGTCCAAAAGTCATTCGGTTACATTTTGTTCGGGATGAGGTTATTGCGTCGTGA
- a CDS encoding type II toxin-antitoxin system HicA family toxin has protein sequence MKLPRDLSGEDLVKALAIFGYAVDRQTGSHIRLTTQLQGEHHITIPAHDPLKIGTLNAILREVAEHFGLTRDELLEQLF, from the coding sequence GTGAAGCTACCGCGAGATTTGTCGGGTGAGGATTTGGTTAAGGCATTAGCTATTTTTGGTTATGCGGTAGATCGACAAACTGGTAGTCATATTCGCTTAACTACTCAACTTCAGGGCGAACACCATATCACCATTCCTGCCCACGATCCGCTAAAGATCGGTACGCTAAATGCTATATTACGAGAAGTTGCGGAGCATTTCGGTCTAACGCGTGATGAGCTATTGGAGCAACTATTCTGA
- a CDS encoding zinc-dependent metalloprotease — MKKIIYFVILFYCLFLGIPPSSAQSKALKISEGGRFADNASEGQEERAAKEEKSNRVGETSLVPSFVSNSSHSHQSKSENVAFFEKQGLSKEQVWVIDGRQEAQHESFTWVVEDNKKVEQPFLQVEKIAENPIKPEEKTEAIAKPSKKEELEAFDKVVKDAEILPGLFNLYRDKEKNKIYLEIKPEQLKKNYLATGTLESGIGEAGIYSGMPLHDFLFYFQRVNNKLQFVVRNVNFRTREGDPQQRSLARSFSDSVLYSISIKSIHPVRKTILIDLGDLLLTDLAGLSLSLGVAPATDKSYFGTAKAFPLNMEIESVLNFTNTRANSDKLRFGGTLADLRGFSLRVHYSLSQLSENNYRPRLADERVGYFITAYQDISNDEHRDPFVRYINRWNLEKQNPSAPLSPPKKPIIFWIDNAVPLEYRDAIKEGVLLWNKAFEKAGFKDAIQVQQMPDNATWDPADIRYNTIRWINTVDGYFAMGPSRVNPLTGEILAADILVDGSFIRALKSDYSRVGQFNQTQNQRSLSTLMQNNLICTNRTEAESSDTSAQSMEMEGLASRLSKLAGQYDLCYGMEAANQFAYGSLSMKLLQNSPPSREQMKDYIHQYLRLIIAHEVGHTLGLRHNFRGSTMLTPQEINNPDITRRKGMISSVMDYIPPNLSPRGTKQGDYFPKMIGPYDEWAIQYGYAPIPAATPAAEKPFLDKIAQQSDKPEFSYSTDEDMFDLDPTVNAWDNSNNVLIYSHWQLDNALVMWQRLNKVDLLSGETFSDVKEQFGTVLDQYFKNIYYITKYIGGQSFYRVQPGDPQGKLPFKPVPVQEQRQALDLVQKYVFAEDALSFPPELLNKLAPSRWRHWGSSPRVGRLDFPIHDWVLYMQSSVLWDLLSGDRLSRLKDIELKTGRDQALTLPELFDTLQNDIWTEVVKPNGKPIVISSLRRGLQRQYVDKLTAMVLRKERVPEDARTIAWYKLKQLNEKLDELSSNDEYTKAHLLETRDRITKILNAQVQAN, encoded by the coding sequence ATGAAAAAAATTATTTATTTTGTTATTCTGTTTTATTGTTTATTTTTAGGTATACCACCTTCTAGTGCTCAGTCAAAAGCTTTAAAGATCTCTGAAGGTGGGCGCTTTGCTGACAACGCAAGTGAGGGACAAGAAGAAAGAGCAGCAAAAGAGGAAAAGAGTAACAGAGTAGGGGAAACTTCTCTTGTTCCCTCATTCGTCTCTAACTCATCGCACTCACATCAATCAAAATCAGAGAATGTTGCTTTTTTTGAGAAACAGGGGTTATCAAAAGAGCAAGTCTGGGTGATTGATGGAAGGCAAGAAGCACAGCACGAGTCTTTTACTTGGGTTGTTGAAGATAATAAAAAAGTTGAACAACCTTTTTTACAAGTAGAGAAAATTGCAGAGAACCCGATTAAGCCAGAAGAAAAAACTGAGGCTATTGCCAAACCATCAAAAAAGGAGGAATTAGAGGCGTTTGACAAAGTTGTCAAAGATGCTGAAATCCTACCAGGGCTGTTTAATTTGTATCGAGACAAGGAAAAGAATAAAATTTATCTAGAAATAAAACCAGAACAACTCAAGAAAAATTATTTAGCCACAGGAACGTTAGAATCTGGGATTGGTGAAGCTGGAATCTACAGTGGAATGCCATTGCACGATTTTTTATTTTACTTTCAGCGGGTGAATAATAAATTGCAATTTGTGGTTCGCAATGTGAATTTTAGGACACGTGAAGGAGATCCACAACAGCGATCGCTCGCCCGATCTTTTAGTGACTCAGTTCTCTACTCAATATCCATTAAAAGTATTCATCCAGTACGCAAAACAATTCTCATCGACTTGGGAGATCTACTACTAACAGATTTAGCTGGATTATCTCTTAGTTTAGGAGTTGCGCCAGCGACAGATAAATCCTATTTTGGGACTGCTAAAGCTTTTCCCCTAAATATGGAAATTGAGTCGGTGTTGAACTTCACTAACACTCGTGCCAATAGTGATAAACTCCGTTTTGGTGGTACACTAGCAGACCTTCGAGGCTTTAGCTTGCGCGTTCACTATAGTCTGTCCCAACTTAGCGAAAACAATTATCGACCGCGTTTAGCCGATGAGCGTGTTGGCTATTTTATCACCGCCTACCAAGATATATCTAACGATGAGCACAGAGATCCATTTGTCCGCTACATCAACCGTTGGAATTTAGAAAAGCAAAACCCTAGCGCACCCCTTTCTCCACCGAAAAAACCAATTATCTTCTGGATTGATAACGCAGTACCCCTAGAATACCGCGATGCAATCAAAGAAGGTGTGCTGCTGTGGAATAAAGCCTTTGAAAAAGCAGGATTCAAAGATGCGATTCAAGTACAGCAAATGCCGGATAATGCAACATGGGATCCAGCAGATATACGCTACAACACAATTCGCTGGATTAACACAGTAGATGGATATTTTGCGATGGGACCATCCCGTGTTAACCCATTGACTGGAGAAATCTTAGCTGCAGACATTCTGGTAGATGGTAGCTTTATCCGGGCACTCAAGAGTGATTATTCTAGAGTTGGACAGTTCAACCAAACACAAAATCAGAGGTCGCTATCTACGTTGATGCAAAATAACCTGATTTGCACCAATAGAACAGAGGCAGAAAGTAGCGACACTTCCGCACAGAGTATGGAAATGGAGGGGTTAGCGAGTCGTTTATCAAAACTGGCAGGTCAGTATGACCTTTGCTATGGTATGGAAGCTGCTAACCAATTTGCTTACGGTTCACTGTCAATGAAGCTGTTGCAAAACAGCCCGCCAAGTCGTGAGCAAATGAAAGATTATATTCATCAATATTTACGCTTAATTATTGCACATGAAGTGGGACACACCTTGGGGTTGAGGCATAACTTCCGTGGTAGTACAATGCTTACTCCCCAAGAGATCAACAATCCGGATATCACTCGCCGTAAGGGTATGATTTCGTCAGTGATGGACTATATTCCACCAAATCTTTCACCCCGAGGTACTAAGCAGGGAGATTATTTCCCTAAGATGATCGGACCTTATGATGAGTGGGCAATTCAATACGGATACGCACCAATTCCAGCCGCAACTCCTGCAGCAGAAAAACCATTTTTGGATAAAATTGCTCAGCAATCTGACAAACCTGAGTTCAGTTATTCCACAGATGAAGATATGTTTGACCTTGACCCAACTGTTAACGCATGGGATAACAGCAATAATGTGCTGATTTACTCTCATTGGCAGTTGGATAATGCCTTGGTTATGTGGCAACGTCTCAACAAGGTTGACCTCTTGTCTGGCGAAACTTTCAGCGATGTAAAGGAACAGTTTGGTACAGTCTTAGACCAGTATTTTAAAAATATTTACTATATTACAAAATACATTGGTGGACAGTCTTTCTACAGGGTTCAACCTGGTGATCCTCAAGGAAAATTACCATTTAAACCTGTGCCTGTACAAGAACAACGGCAGGCGTTAGACCTTGTACAAAAGTATGTATTCGCTGAAGATGCTCTGAGTTTTCCCCCAGAATTGCTCAATAAATTAGCACCTTCGCGTTGGCGACATTGGGGGAGTTCTCCTCGGGTTGGTCGTTTGGACTTTCCAATTCATGATTGGGTATTGTATATGCAGAGTTCAGTGTTGTGGGATTTGCTGTCAGGCGATCGCCTCTCCCGTCTCAAGGATATCGAACTCAAAACTGGTCGCGATCAAGCCCTAACTCTACCAGAACTATTTGATACATTACAAAACGATATTTGGACTGAGGTCGTTAAACCAAATGGCAAGCCCATCGTCATTTCCAGTTTGCGTAGAGGCTTGCAGCGGCAATATGTTGACAAATTGACTGCGATGGTTTTACGTAAAGAACGTGTCCCAGAAGATGCTCGTACGATCGCTTGGTATAAACTCAAACAACTAAATGAAAAGCTGGATGAACTGAGTTCAAATGATGAGTACACCAAGGCACATTTGCTAGAAACACGCGATCGCATTACTAAAATATTGAACGCCCAAGTGCAAGCGAATTAG
- the dnaK gene encoding molecular chaperone DnaK yields MAKVVGIDLGTTNSCVAVMEGGKPTVIANAEGFRTTPSVVAFAKNGDRLVGQIAKRQAVMNPENTFYSVKRFIGRKYDEITHEATEVSYKVQRDSNGNVKLECPQVGKPFAPEEISAQVLRKLVEDASKYIGETVTQAVITVPAYFNDSQRQATKDAGKIAGIEVLRIINEPTAASLAYGFDKKSNETILVFDLGGGTFDVSILEVGDGVFEVLATSGDTHLGGDDFDKKIVDFLAVQFQKDEGIDLRRDKQALQRLTEAGEKAKIELSSVTQAEINLPFVTATQDGPKHLDTTLTRAKFEELCADLIDRCRIPVENALRDAKLSKSDIDEVVLVGGSTRIPAVQQVVKQVLGRDPNQSVNPDEVVAVGAAIQAGVLGGDVTGILLLDVTPLSLGVETLGGVMTKIIPRNTTIPTKKSEVFSTAVDGQTNVEIHVLQGEREMSNDNKSLGTFRLDGIPPAPRGVPQIEVVFDIDANGILNVTAKDKGTGKEQSISITGASTLDKSDVDRMVREAEQNASTDKDRREKIDRKNQADSLAYQAEKQLQDLGDKVPAADKTKVEGLVKDLRDAVSKEDDEQIKKVMPELQQALFAVGSNLYQQAGGAEASASAGANTSGGGPSSSSGTGTGDDVIDADFTESK; encoded by the coding sequence ATGGCAAAAGTAGTTGGAATTGACTTAGGTACAACAAACTCTTGCGTAGCAGTTATGGAAGGCGGTAAGCCAACGGTTATTGCTAACGCGGAAGGTTTTCGGACAACACCTTCAGTTGTTGCGTTTGCAAAAAATGGCGATCGCCTGGTTGGTCAAATCGCCAAACGCCAAGCGGTGATGAACCCCGAAAACACCTTTTATTCTGTAAAACGTTTTATTGGACGTAAATACGACGAAATTACGCACGAAGCGACTGAAGTTTCTTACAAAGTTCAGCGCGACAGCAACGGAAACGTTAAACTGGAGTGTCCGCAAGTCGGCAAACCTTTTGCTCCAGAAGAAATTTCGGCACAAGTTCTCCGCAAGCTTGTAGAAGATGCAAGCAAGTACATTGGTGAAACTGTCACCCAAGCTGTGATCACCGTTCCCGCATACTTCAACGACTCCCAACGGCAAGCGACCAAAGACGCTGGTAAGATTGCTGGTATTGAAGTTCTGCGGATTATCAACGAACCTACCGCTGCTTCTCTGGCATACGGTTTCGACAAGAAGAGCAACGAAACGATTCTCGTCTTTGACCTTGGTGGTGGTACATTCGACGTATCGATCCTGGAAGTTGGCGACGGTGTATTTGAAGTGTTAGCAACTTCTGGTGATACTCACCTTGGTGGTGACGACTTCGACAAGAAAATCGTTGACTTCTTAGCTGTACAGTTCCAAAAAGACGAAGGTATTGACCTCCGCAGAGACAAACAAGCTTTACAACGTCTGACTGAAGCTGGAGAAAAAGCGAAAATTGAACTTTCTAGCGTCACCCAAGCGGAAATCAACCTGCCATTTGTGACCGCTACCCAAGATGGTCCCAAGCACTTGGATACAACGCTGACTCGCGCAAAGTTTGAAGAACTCTGTGCTGACTTAATTGATCGTTGCCGAATTCCTGTTGAGAACGCGCTACGCGATGCCAAACTCAGCAAGAGTGATATCGATGAAGTTGTCTTAGTTGGTGGTTCTACTCGTATTCCTGCAGTCCAACAAGTGGTGAAGCAGGTGTTGGGTAGAGACCCGAACCAAAGCGTTAACCCTGATGAAGTTGTGGCAGTTGGTGCAGCAATTCAAGCAGGTGTCCTTGGTGGTGATGTTACTGGTATCTTGCTGTTAGACGTAACACCACTGTCCTTGGGTGTAGAAACCTTAGGCGGTGTTATGACCAAGATTATTCCTCGCAACACCACAATTCCTACCAAGAAGTCAGAAGTCTTCTCCACCGCTGTGGATGGTCAAACCAACGTGGAAATTCACGTCCTCCAAGGCGAACGCGAGATGTCAAACGACAATAAGAGCTTGGGTACCTTCCGTCTAGATGGAATTCCCCCAGCACCACGCGGCGTACCTCAAATTGAGGTGGTCTTCGATATTGACGCCAACGGTATTCTCAACGTTACCGCTAAGGACAAAGGTACTGGTAAGGAGCAATCCATCAGTATTACTGGTGCTTCAACCTTGGATAAATCTGACGTTGATCGGATGGTTAGAGAAGCTGAACAAAATGCTTCAACTGACAAAGACCGTCGTGAGAAAATCGACCGCAAGAACCAAGCCGACTCTTTGGCATATCAAGCTGAGAAGCAGCTGCAAGATTTAGGTGACAAAGTTCCTGCTGCTGATAAGACCAAGGTAGAAGGTTTAGTAAAAGACCTGCGCGACGCCGTTTCTAAAGAAGACGACGAGCAAATTAAGAAGGTTATGCCAGAACTGCAACAAGCGCTGTTTGCTGTTGGTAGTAATCTCTATCAACAAGCAGGTGGTGCTGAAGCTTCTGCAAGCGCTGGCGCTAACACCTCTGGTGGTGGTCCTTCCTCCTCTTCTGGCACTGGCACTGGTGATGATGTGATTGACGCTGATTTCACTGAATCTAAGTAG
- the dusB gene encoding tRNA dihydrouridine synthase DusB, whose protein sequence is MVTLSPDLKAKLSTPLKIGSFEVKSRVLQSPLSGVTDMVFRRLVRRYAPESMMYTEMVNATGLHYVKQLPKIMEVDRNERPISIQLFDCRPDFLAEAAVKAVEEGADTVDINMGCPVNKITKNGGGSSLLRQPEVAEAIVREVVKAVDVPVTVKTRIGWSDKEITILDFAKRMQDAGAQMITVHGRTRAQGYNGNARWEWIARVKEVLSIPVIGNGDIFSVEAAVKCLEQTGADGVMCSRGTLGYPFLAGEIDYFLKTGEELPSPTPIQRLECAKEHLQALYEYKGERGVRQARKHMTWYSKGFAGAADLRGQLSLIENVQQGVDLIDRAIAQLANGYELIEENQLAISGA, encoded by the coding sequence ATGGTTACGCTATCTCCTGACCTAAAAGCCAAACTTTCCACTCCTCTAAAAATTGGTTCTTTTGAGGTGAAAAGCCGAGTTCTCCAGTCACCCTTGTCTGGCGTGACGGATATGGTCTTTCGTCGGCTGGTGCGTCGCTATGCACCTGAGTCGATGATGTACACGGAGATGGTGAACGCAACGGGATTGCACTATGTCAAACAGTTGCCGAAAATCATGGAGGTAGACCGCAACGAGCGACCAATTAGTATTCAGTTGTTTGACTGTCGTCCAGATTTTCTGGCAGAAGCAGCAGTAAAAGCGGTTGAGGAAGGAGCTGATACAGTTGATATCAATATGGGTTGCCCGGTAAATAAAATTACTAAAAATGGTGGGGGTTCTTCGCTGTTACGTCAGCCGGAAGTCGCTGAGGCAATCGTTAGGGAAGTTGTGAAGGCAGTAGATGTGCCTGTAACAGTGAAAACTCGTATTGGTTGGAGTGACAAGGAAATTACAATTCTCGACTTTGCCAAGCGGATGCAAGATGCAGGGGCGCAAATGATTACGGTACACGGACGTACCCGGGCCCAAGGTTACAATGGCAATGCCCGTTGGGAATGGATTGCTCGCGTTAAGGAAGTTCTTTCTATTCCAGTGATTGGTAATGGGGATATTTTCTCGGTTGAAGCGGCGGTGAAGTGTTTGGAACAAACGGGTGCTGACGGGGTGATGTGTTCCCGTGGAACTTTGGGTTATCCGTTTTTGGCAGGAGAAATTGATTACTTCCTGAAAACTGGGGAAGAATTACCATCACCTACACCAATTCAGCGTTTGGAATGTGCTAAGGAACATTTACAAGCTTTGTACGAATACAAAGGTGAAAGGGGAGTGCGTCAAGCACGTAAGCATATGACATGGTACTCGAAAGGCTTTGCGGGTGCTGCTGATTTGCGCGGACAGTTGAGCCTGATAGAGAATGTTCAGCAAGGTGTTGATTTGATTGATAGGGCGATCGCACAGCTGGCGAATGGGTATGAGCTGATTGAAGAAAATCAGTTGGCGATCAGCGGAGCTTAA
- a CDS encoding type II toxin-antitoxin system HicB family antitoxin, whose amino-acid sequence MKTRSFTVILYKEDDMYIAECPEVGTVDQGETIEQAIAGLREATRLYLEEFPLPETSPRFVTSIEVSYA is encoded by the coding sequence ATGAAAACTCGCAGCTTTACAGTTATCCTTTATAAGGAAGATGATATGTATATAGCTGAGTGCCCAGAAGTTGGCACAGTAGATCAAGGAGAAACGATTGAACAGGCGATCGCCGGTTTGAGAGAAGCAACACGGCTTTATTTAGAAGAGTTTCCTTTACCTGAAACATCTCCCAGATTTGTGACTAGCATTGAAGTCAGCTATGCCTAA
- a CDS encoding type II toxin-antitoxin system HicA family toxin: MPKLPRIPSKEAIRALERLGFEQVRQTASHVVMKKETPDGEIGCVVPVHRELKVGTLSGILKQAQVTTEEFIENL; this comes from the coding sequence ATGCCTAAATTGCCACGAATCCCAAGTAAAGAAGCGATTCGTGCATTAGAACGTCTGGGGTTTGAACAAGTTCGACAAACTGCCAGTCATGTCGTGATGAAGAAGGAAACACCAGATGGCGAAATTGGCTGTGTTGTCCCGGTGCATCGGGAACTAAAAGTCGGCACATTGAGCGGTATCCTCAAGCAAGCGCAAGTCACTACTGAAGAGTTCATTGAGAACCTATGA
- a CDS encoding DUF433 domain-containing protein yields the protein MSDLLGRITVNPKQCGGRPCIRGMRIRVSDVLDLFAAGLSAEQILEEMPDLEADDLKAALMYASRKLNHPVLVA from the coding sequence ATGTCGGACTTACTTGGAAGAATTACAGTTAACCCCAAACAGTGTGGTGGTCGTCCTTGTATCCGGGGCATGAGAATTCGGGTATCAGATGTGCTGGACTTGTTTGCGGCTGGACTGAGTGCCGAACAGATCCTGGAAGAAATGCCCGATCTTGAGGCGGATGATCTTAAAGCAGCACTTATGTACGCTTCACGCAAGCTCAATCATCCGGTTTTAGTTGCATGA
- a CDS encoding DUF5615 family PIN-like protein: MTTIWVDAHLSPAIATWITITFSITALALRDLGLRDAEDAEIFQAAKAQGVILMTKDSDFVDLVDRLGSPPQIIWLTCGNTSNARLKEILSVTLPEALKLLRSGEALVEITGN; this comes from the coding sequence ATGACGACGATCTGGGTAGATGCACATCTTTCACCTGCAATTGCTACTTGGATCACCATCACATTCAGCATAACGGCATTAGCTTTGCGTGATCTTGGACTCAGAGATGCCGAAGATGCTGAGATTTTTCAGGCAGCGAAAGCTCAAGGAGTTATCTTGATGACCAAAGACAGCGACTTTGTTGACTTGGTTGATCGTCTTGGATCACCTCCACAAATAATCTGGTTAACGTGTGGCAATACTTCAAATGCCCGATTGAAAGAGATTTTGAGTGTAACATTGCCAGAAGCACTAAAGCTTTTGCGATCAGGCGAAGCGTTAGTCGAAATCACTGGGAATTAG